A genomic window from Phoenix dactylifera cultivar Barhee BC4 chromosome 7, palm_55x_up_171113_PBpolish2nd_filt_p, whole genome shotgun sequence includes:
- the LOC120111345 gene encoding uncharacterized protein LOC120111345 — MGGYVDKRSEVVMAKYSAEYSKKYGDASTSDAPPRDYDLWFEATGVPTHGHVYGFNPLEDLTGIIGQSSSASTSTGQAPELYTHEDLLRILEQEKKKWQEEVLQKMREEIGFGPRHADRGSNGDSGSADHASL, encoded by the coding sequence gcaaagtattcagctgaatactccAAAAAATATGGTGATGCCTCCACCTCAGATGCTCCTCCACGTGATTATGACTTGTGGTTTGAGGCAACTGGTGTCCCAACTCATGGCCATGTCTATGGCTTTAATCCCCTAGAGGATCTCACTGGAATTATTGGGCAATCATCATCTGCTTCCACCTCTACAGGTCAAGCTCCAGAGCTGTACACTCATGAAGACCTTCTACGTATTCTTgagcaggaaaagaaaaaatggcaagaggaggttcttcaaaagatgagagaagagattggctttggaccaaggcatgcagatcgggggagtaatggtgattctggttctgctgatcatgcttcattataa